The following are encoded in a window of Longimicrobiaceae bacterium genomic DNA:
- a CDS encoding HAMP domain-containing sensor histidine kinase has translation MPTRRSFERRLRLSLVLFSLLPALLLVGVGTLVVSEAVALTDSAGAWTRAGASGRELLERAERSGDPALVQAARAHRAELSDSVLQSRRWEFLIGRALVLIPLLALLVGALLFWLAVRAARGMAHGLSRPVDELVGWAGLVARGEPLPDAPAERPDETGEFGVLREAFRKMVSELEASRARELEDERMRTWIAMARRVAHELKNPLTPMRLAVRTLERAGAGGEAEREALEVIAAESARLDELARGFAQFGRLPEGPSSEIDLREMMDYLLRTHLPPDVTPRLRAPVDLPPIVGNHDALSRAFSNLLLNAGDAVGNAGAVTVILSSREGHVEVRVLDSGPGIPAENLEAIWEPDFTTKSRGTGLGLALVRQTVQAHGGRVGARNRPEGGAEFRVLLPAAVRDSANGAPKAV, from the coding sequence ATGCCCACGCGGCGCTCGTTCGAACGCCGGCTCCGGCTCTCGCTGGTGCTGTTCTCGCTGCTCCCCGCGCTGCTGCTGGTGGGCGTGGGCACCCTCGTCGTGTCCGAGGCCGTCGCGCTCACGGACAGCGCGGGCGCATGGACGCGCGCGGGCGCCAGCGGACGCGAGCTGCTGGAGCGCGCCGAGCGCTCGGGCGACCCCGCGCTCGTGCAGGCCGCGCGTGCGCACCGCGCGGAGCTTTCGGACTCGGTGCTCCAGAGCCGCCGGTGGGAGTTCCTGATCGGGCGGGCGCTGGTGCTCATTCCGCTGCTGGCGCTGCTGGTGGGGGCGCTGCTCTTCTGGCTGGCGGTGCGGGCGGCGCGGGGCATGGCGCACGGGCTCTCGCGGCCGGTGGACGAGCTGGTGGGCTGGGCCGGCCTGGTCGCCCGCGGCGAGCCGCTGCCCGACGCGCCCGCCGAGCGCCCGGACGAGACGGGCGAGTTCGGCGTGCTGCGCGAAGCCTTCCGGAAGATGGTGAGCGAGCTGGAGGCGTCGCGCGCGCGGGAGCTGGAGGACGAGCGCATGCGCACGTGGATCGCCATGGCGCGGCGGGTGGCGCACGAGCTGAAGAACCCGCTCACGCCCATGCGCCTGGCCGTGCGCACGCTGGAGCGCGCGGGCGCGGGTGGCGAGGCGGAGCGCGAGGCCCTGGAGGTCATCGCCGCCGAGTCCGCGCGGCTGGACGAGCTGGCGCGGGGCTTCGCGCAGTTCGGCCGCCTGCCCGAGGGCCCCAGCAGCGAGATCGACCTGCGCGAGATGATGGACTACCTGCTGCGCACCCACCTTCCGCCGGACGTGACGCCGCGGCTGCGCGCGCCGGTGGACCTGCCGCCCATCGTGGGGAACCACGACGCGCTGTCGCGGGCGTTCAGCAACCTCCTGCTCAACGCGGGCGACGCGGTGGGCAACGCGGGCGCGGTGACCGTGATCCTCAGCTCGCGCGAGGGGCACGTGGAGGTCCGCGTCCTCGACAGCGGTCCCGGCATCCCCGCCGAGAACCTGGAAGCCATTTGGGAGCCGGACTTCACCACCAAGTCGCGCGGGACCGGCTTGGGCCTGGCCCTCGTCCGCCAGACGGTGCAGGCGCACGGCGGCCGCGTGGGCGCCCGCAACCGCCCCGAAGGCGGCGCCGAGTTCCGCGTCCTCCTCCCCGCCGCCGTCCGCGACTCCGCCAACGGCGCTCCGAAGGCGGTCTAG
- a CDS encoding sigma-54 dependent transcriptional regulator translates to MSSTILIVDDEPNIRRMLGALLRAEGFRTREAGSGRGALAEVMAEEPDAVLMDLYMADETGLDALPKLREAAPELPVVMMSGKASLSDAVRATKLGAFHFIEKPLTPEAVLLTLRSALELRKAREMNRALREELGEGEEMVGRSAPIKAVREMVDRVARTDARVLITGESGTGKEVVASAIHRMSPRAAGPFIRLNCAAIPRDLVESELFGHEKGSFTGATERRRGRFELASGGTLFLDEIGDLSLEAQAKLLRALEAGEIERVGGSEVISVDVRILAATNKELRGEVAAGRFREDLFFRLNVIPLHLPPLRERRDDVPLLVDHFLARNRARTGLRPPSLDAGAMDALARHAWPGNVRELANILERLAILHAGSDVSAAEIRGMLAGSAPAQAADVNAYRHDDARSLPDRLDDYERQLLSGALDHADGSVAEAARRLQTDRANLYRRMRRLGIER, encoded by the coding sequence ATGTCCTCCACCATCCTGATCGTAGACGACGAGCCCAACATCCGGCGCATGCTGGGGGCGCTGCTGCGCGCCGAGGGCTTCCGCACGCGCGAGGCGGGCAGCGGGCGCGGCGCCCTGGCCGAGGTGATGGCCGAGGAGCCCGACGCCGTGCTGATGGACCTGTACATGGCCGACGAGACGGGCCTGGACGCGCTGCCCAAGCTGCGCGAGGCCGCGCCGGAGCTGCCGGTGGTGATGATGAGCGGCAAGGCGTCGCTCTCCGACGCGGTGCGGGCCACCAAGCTGGGCGCCTTCCACTTCATCGAGAAGCCGCTCACCCCCGAGGCGGTGCTGCTCACCCTCCGCTCCGCGCTGGAGCTGCGTAAGGCGCGCGAGATGAACCGGGCGCTGCGCGAGGAGCTGGGCGAGGGCGAGGAGATGGTGGGCCGCAGCGCGCCCATCAAGGCCGTGCGCGAGATGGTGGACCGCGTGGCGCGGACGGACGCCCGCGTGCTCATCACCGGCGAGAGCGGCACGGGCAAGGAGGTGGTCGCGTCGGCCATCCACCGCATGTCGCCGCGGGCGGCCGGGCCGTTCATCCGCCTGAACTGCGCCGCCATCCCCCGCGACCTGGTGGAGAGCGAGCTGTTCGGGCACGAGAAGGGTTCGTTCACCGGCGCCACCGAGCGGCGGCGCGGGCGGTTCGAGCTGGCCAGCGGCGGCACGCTGTTCCTGGACGAGATCGGCGACCTGAGCCTGGAGGCGCAGGCCAAGCTGCTCCGCGCGCTGGAGGCGGGCGAGATCGAGCGCGTGGGCGGCTCCGAGGTGATCTCTGTGGACGTGCGCATCCTGGCCGCCACCAACAAGGAGCTGCGGGGCGAGGTGGCCGCGGGGCGGTTCCGCGAGGACCTCTTCTTCCGCCTCAACGTGATCCCGCTGCACCTTCCGCCGCTGCGCGAGCGCCGCGACGACGTGCCGCTGCTGGTGGATCACTTCCTCGCCCGCAACCGCGCGCGCACGGGCCTGCGCCCGCCGAGCCTGGACGCGGGGGCGATGGACGCGCTGGCGCGGCACGCGTGGCCGGGCAACGTGCGCGAGCTTGCGAACATCCTGGAGCGCCTGGCGATCCTGCACGCGGGCAGCGACGTGAGCGCGGCCGAGATCCGGGGCATGCTGGCCGGCTCCGCCCCCGCGCAGGCCGCCGACGTGAACGCATACCGGCACGACGACGCCCGCTCGCTGCCCGACCGCCTGGACGACTACGAGCGCCAGCTCCTGTCCGGCGCGCTGGATCACGCCGACGGCAGCGTCGCCGAGGCCGCGCGCCGCCTCCAAACCGACCGCGCCAACCTCTACCGCCGCATGCGCCGCCTTGGCATCGAACGGTAG